From Pan troglodytes isolate AG18354 chromosome 9, NHGRI_mPanTro3-v2.0_pri, whole genome shotgun sequence, the proteins below share one genomic window:
- the LGALS12 gene encoding galectin-12 isoform X2 yields MSQPSGGRAPGTRIYSWSCPTVMSPGEKLDPIPDSFILQPPVFHPVVPYVTTIFGGLRAGKMVVLQGVVPLDAHRFQVDFQCGCSLCPRPDIAFHFNPRFHTTKPHVICNTLHGGRWQREARWPHLPLRRGSSFLILFLFGNEEVKVSVNGQHFLHFRYRLPLSHVDTLGIFGDILVEAVGFLNINPFVEGSREYPAGHPFLLMSPRLEVPCSHALPQGLSPGQVIIVRGLVLQEPKHFTVSLRDQAAHAPVTLRASFADRTLAWISRWGQKKLISAPFLFYPQRFFEVLLLFQEGGLKLALNGQGLGATSMNQQALEQLRELRISGSVQLYCVHS; encoded by the exons ATGAGTCAGCCCAGTGGGGGCAGGGCTCCTGGAACGAGGATCTACAGTTGGAGTTGCCCCACTGTCATGTCACCTGGAGAAAAACTGGACCCAATTCCTGACAGCTTCATTCTGCAACCACCAGTCTTCCACCCG GTGGTTCCTTATGTCACGACGATTTTTGGAGGCCTGCGTGCAGGCAAGATGGTCGTGCTGCAAGGAGTGGTCCCTCTAGATGCACACAG GTTTCAGGTGGACTTCCAGTGTGGATGCAGCCTGTGTCCCCGGCCAGATATCGCCTTCCACTTCAACCCTCGCTTCCATACCACCAAGCCCCATGTCATCTGCAACACCCTGCATGGTGGACGCTGGCAAAGGGAGGCCCGGTGGCCCCACCTGCCCCTGCGAAGAGGCTCCAGCTTCCTCATCCTCTTTCTCTTCGGGAATGAGGAAGTGAAG gTGAGTGTGAATGGACAGCACTTTCTCCACTTCCGCTACCGGCTCCCACTGTCTCATGTGGACACGCTGGGTATATTTGGTGACATCCTGGTAGAGGCTGTTGGATTCCTGAACATCAAT CCATTTGTGGAGGGCAGCAGAGAGTACCCAGCTGGACAT CCTTTCCTGCTGATGAGCCCCAGGCTG GAGGTGCCCTGCTCACATGCTCTTCCCCAGGGTCTCTCGCCTGGGCAGGTCATCATAGTACGGGGACTGGTCTTGCAAGAGCCGAAGCA TTTTACTGTGAGCCTGAGGGACCAGGCTGCCCATGCTCCTGTGACCCTCAGGGCCTCCTTCGCAGACAGAACTCTGGCCTGGATCTCCCGCTGGGGGCAGAAGAAACTGATCTCAGCCCCCTTCCTCTTTTACCCCCAGAGATTCTTTGAG GTGCTGCTCCTGTTCCAGGAGGGAGGGCTGAAGCTGGCACTCaatgggcaggggctgggggccaCCAGCATGAACCAGCAGGCCCTGGAGCAGCTGCGGGAGCTCCGGATCAGTGGAAGTGTCCAGCTCTACTGTGTCCACTCCTGA
- the LGALS12 gene encoding galectin-12 isoform X1, producing the protein MSQPSGGRAPGTRIYSWSCPTVMSPGEKLDPIPDSFILQPPVFHPVVPYVTTIFGGLRAGKMVVLQGVVPLDAHSRFQVDFQCGCSLCPRPDIAFHFNPRFHTTKPHVICNTLHGGRWQREARWPHLPLRRGSSFLILFLFGNEEVKVSVNGQHFLHFRYRLPLSHVDTLGIFGDILVEAVGFLNINPFVEGSREYPAGHPFLLMSPRLEVPCSHALPQGLSPGQVIIVRGLVLQEPKHFTVSLRDQAAHAPVTLRASFADRTLAWISRWGQKKLISAPFLFYPQRFFEVLLLFQEGGLKLALNGQGLGATSMNQQALEQLRELRISGSVQLYCVHS; encoded by the exons ATGAGTCAGCCCAGTGGGGGCAGGGCTCCTGGAACGAGGATCTACAGTTGGAGTTGCCCCACTGTCATGTCACCTGGAGAAAAACTGGACCCAATTCCTGACAGCTTCATTCTGCAACCACCAGTCTTCCACCCG GTGGTTCCTTATGTCACGACGATTTTTGGAGGCCTGCGTGCAGGCAAGATGGTCGTGCTGCAAGGAGTGGTCCCTCTAGATGCACACAG TAGGTTTCAGGTGGACTTCCAGTGTGGATGCAGCCTGTGTCCCCGGCCAGATATCGCCTTCCACTTCAACCCTCGCTTCCATACCACCAAGCCCCATGTCATCTGCAACACCCTGCATGGTGGACGCTGGCAAAGGGAGGCCCGGTGGCCCCACCTGCCCCTGCGAAGAGGCTCCAGCTTCCTCATCCTCTTTCTCTTCGGGAATGAGGAAGTGAAG gTGAGTGTGAATGGACAGCACTTTCTCCACTTCCGCTACCGGCTCCCACTGTCTCATGTGGACACGCTGGGTATATTTGGTGACATCCTGGTAGAGGCTGTTGGATTCCTGAACATCAAT CCATTTGTGGAGGGCAGCAGAGAGTACCCAGCTGGACAT CCTTTCCTGCTGATGAGCCCCAGGCTG GAGGTGCCCTGCTCACATGCTCTTCCCCAGGGTCTCTCGCCTGGGCAGGTCATCATAGTACGGGGACTGGTCTTGCAAGAGCCGAAGCA TTTTACTGTGAGCCTGAGGGACCAGGCTGCCCATGCTCCTGTGACCCTCAGGGCCTCCTTCGCAGACAGAACTCTGGCCTGGATCTCCCGCTGGGGGCAGAAGAAACTGATCTCAGCCCCCTTCCTCTTTTACCCCCAGAGATTCTTTGAG GTGCTGCTCCTGTTCCAGGAGGGAGGGCTGAAGCTGGCACTCaatgggcaggggctgggggccaCCAGCATGAACCAGCAGGCCCTGGAGCAGCTGCGGGAGCTCCGGATCAGTGGAAGTGTCCAGCTCTACTGTGTCCACTCCTGA